In the genome of Juglans microcarpa x Juglans regia isolate MS1-56 chromosome 6S, Jm3101_v1.0, whole genome shotgun sequence, the window ggtataatagaaattgaaaaagctTTAGTGGCAGTCGACACTGCAATTAACTCATAGCTCAGGGgctttaatttaaaacatagcTTGAACATTGCTACCGACCACATAGTTTAGGGTGGgaaaattcattttatcatGTGTATGAACTCATGTTCCATAATGTTGTCTTTGTAGCTCTAGGCATTGGCTTAGGGGTGGGATCCAATTGGGGGCATATCTTCGGTTCAAAGCCTATAtgtagggaaaaaaacaaaagtactGCAGTGTGCTTTATTGTGCATAGAGCTCTGTCAGGGATTACTTAGCTTAATCTGTGGCAGGATTCCTATCTGGGCATATGCAAAGCTGATCTTAACATGCTGGTTGGTCATTCCTTACTTCAGTGGCGCTGCATATGTTTACGAACATTATGTGAGACCTTTCTTTCTCAACCAACAAACTATAAACATATGGTATGTCCCAAGGAAGAAGGATATCTTCAGTAAGCCAAATGACATTCTAACTGCTGCAGAGCAATATATTGCTGACAATGGAACCGAAGCATTTCAGACGATGATTAACAAGGTATATGCAACCATATTTGTTTAGGAGAATTATATATTAGGCAACATTTTGAGAGTATATTGGTAAAGATGAAAAGACTGGCTTACTTAGCAGTATACAGATATCACGTCTGATCTGTTTCTGTAAGTAATAACTAATGTTTGTCGAAGCTGGTTTATTGTTTCTTTTATCTTGTTCTGCAGGCTGACAAGTCCAGGAATGAAGTTCACCCGATTTATGAAGAGGACTACAGATATTGAGCATTGTATCTCAATATGTTATATGTTTTCAATGTCCAagtttgttatgaaaaaaaatgatgttcgCTGTTATTAGAGTTTTTCTTTCGAGATTCGTACTCAGTTTTTCTGTTTCTTATTTGAAGCAATCTTTGGTTTGTAAAACGATGGTGAATGTTCTTAGTTTGCTTTATGtatcactttttcttctttttccccatCAGCAGGATTCTATAATACTTGCATGCTGATTCTCCTCTTTGTTTTCAACCAGAGTATCAATTTGATGCAACATTTCAGTCTTTTGAGAGAGGTTCTCCAGCTCATTATAAGCTGAATTCACTTAGTTATATTTGGATTAACAGCCGGAAACCTGCTTGCAATGCCAACTTAAATTagttattagattattaaatctatcatttttttattcaatggGTAGTTAACCTAGTATTTTGTCCATGTAAATATGGCCTTCTCCAAGGGTttaatcggtccggtccgatcggTGCATAGAATGATTTTTGGACCGGACCAAAAATTTTGGCCCACCCTTTTCCCGAATTGAGGTTATCCCTATAGACTAGACTTGACCATTAGCTATCAGTCCGGTCGGTCTATTGGTTCGGGCTAGAATAAAATGAGtcaaacgtaaaaaaaaaaaagtccataaTCACTTCTAAAGTGTGTTTTCGGCTCAACTATACAAAAAAGtcacaatttttatatttttgaatatcAGCTATTCACTTTTATTTGCACATTTTATACTTGAAAATAGCCTAAAAGGAAGTTgggaaaattatcaaaattgtcCATATCCATCCATGAGAATTAGCAATTATcaaaataaagttaaaacaaaaaattgaaaaaatgaaattgaaaaatgcaacatcatccaaactccaaatacatatggtcaatggtgataggttagatgaaaattacataattaatttatataactactatataaaataatttatatatatataatattttagaaaattatatatatacttcgtTTAGTCCAATCCGGACTGCACCGTTAAACTTACACTCCTAGCTTCTCTTCCATTATGATACCATCAAGTCTTAGCAATTTGCATGTTATTAGCTCAGGTAGCATCATCTTTTCCTTACCTCTCTTCTCGCTCTGGTTCCCCTTCAACTAGGGCCCTTCAGTCTTTCCCCCATATGTCCCATGTCCATAGTGCATaattagggcttgtttggaaacaCAAATAATCGCATCTCATATCaaaatttatgataattttcttctcaaatatcactcgaatacaaacacttttcaatttttaaattatcaactttttcatctaatcattatctaattattacaattttttcaaacttccagacaaaacacaaaaaacaatacaatgttttcaaatttcaaaatacaaataatatcaaaatattatattattataatattttaactttataatatttttatgcaactttttctctcttatttttcaaaacccaataaaacatcttaattcaaacaatttcattactactcacaattttttttctctcctttcacaactattcatagaattttcatctcatcttattccccAAACATCCACTGGACAAATAAAATCAAGGATCCCCACCCATAAAAACAATAGCTCCTCTTTGCAACGGTTTGTTCGTTGCTAAGCCATTAACAACGTCAAATAAAAGTCCTCCACGTCAGCAATCCCACACAAAAATCATAAGGATCAACACACAGGATGAAATCAATATTTCTGcagaaaacacaaaaaccaaaacctcAGTCAAAATAGCCCCTCACAAACTTTAGACAGCCGCTGGCTGCAAGATCCATAGGCCCACCTTAACGATTTTCTAGTTCCGTCGCCACCAGCTCAATTAGCACTTGTTCCATCGACCAACAAATAACAAATGCCCACCAATTATTTTTCTGGAAATATTCTGAATGAGAATGGGAAATTGAAAGAACTGGACGTTTTGGACTTGGGAAATTGGTTTGTTCATGGCTGACATTAGTGGCCTTGATGCTGCTCAggttttttttgttatctttttgttaatttattttttactgttGATTTATTTTGATGTCTTTGTGATTTGATTGGTCATTGTTATATTCTTTGGGATTAGATCTGTGAAATAGAATCGAAGTATTTGTTGTAGATTTTCATTGTTAAATCAAGCATATATTCTTAGTTAACTTCTGAAATTGTCTGAAAATATTGTGTTCTTCAAGCTAGTATACTTAATAAGGCACTTAAACAGTTGTCACCAAAATCTTAATCTagttttctattaaaaaaaaattgtgaagttCATAGACAGATTGAAAGTTTTGCATGAGCTATGATCCATTAATTGTTATCATTCAAGACTATTAGTAAATTCTCTACTAGCCTCACTTCATAAAATTGCAAGGCAATAACTTTTGAACGAATATTGCAGTTTTTTGGTGACATGGATTGGAATATTGCAGGCACATGGGAACTAAAATGGGAAGCTTATTTGTCATTCACCCATTGGAGAGCTGTTGTTTGGGGTTTATTGGACGGGTCGGTAAGAAGATTTCCTCTAAAAACAAGGTTTTAAAGAAGATAACTTTAAGCTTATCCACTATCCTCTCAGGATCctcaaagcttctatcatttcgctCCCTCCAAATATACCAACACAGACATAAAGGGGCCATCTTCCATATTATTGGCACAGAAACTGAAACGCCAGGATATGCAACATTagggttacctgcccccgtcgCAGGgggtatccctccattttaaacactcctgaGGGTACAAAGTAGTTCCATTAGGACATTCCCCCGTCccagcatttggggtcgtgataaaaactttacttttaaaaagactcttttcctttcaaaggGTTTCTACAATCTCAATGCATGCAACATAACAATAAAACTTAGAACTCTCATGCGACACATGAAATGCCGAAATGCTTCATTATAATCATatgacatatatgcatgcaattacggcttgaaaatattagaacattcgAACATGTTCCTTTATAAAGATTTGAGGGCATTCACATCAACCAAGAAGCATACATTCCAATATTTTCCATACAAGGGTCGAAACATACTGTAACACccatccttgtggtgagactttttataaaatgatttgagaaaagacgacgggaattaccgttctatttaaaactttttacttccatacccagggtgcaagactctacgttataaaataaaatgtttgttgcgaataaaagaggtttacagcgaaaaatattaatctttaaaataaaaggcctctcaaacaattaaaactcatgcctagacttccgtactCTTCCCCTTTGGGCGgtgtccgtcctgacgcgtACTACTCATTTggttcctgtggggggaggggcatgcataaaaactaaaatgagtcaatgactcataagcattacttcatacagttaaaatataacaacatagattttcattcatgcattcatcataccatacttactatacgtacatgcatgcgtgcgttcatttgaaaacatcattggacggaatttttctttaaaaatgggctttctttttgtaaaacgtttctcccatcagtgccttcatttcttcaagagtgagatgcattcatgcattcctacattcatacattatttcttatcactttcattggccgatacacactgttacgccccgtgtgttggggttagtggtcttcctttgaacccggactccgcccgtggccactgGTTGGAAATCCATTTTCAAtcagggggtagcactgggtgcactaccagtactacttacccagcattgtaatctgcccattcactagtaccctttccattcattcatgtggccgttacgtattttcatacattaacaTTCAATCcattctttcagttcagtcctttcagttCTTTCATTCAGTCCAGTCCTTTCATTTTAGTTCTTTTCATtagcagttcattcatggaaaacatcatttaaaagtatgggcttaaacatcatcattcatggcatccatgaagcatcagttcatagggacattttaacatcagttcGTAAGACATTTTAACACTTTCTTCGTGTCAatcaaagcatcagttaaagctcGAGGCACAAGCCTCggcatttcttttcatttcttagaaaatacatacaatagatactgcgtatagtcatccattcacatgcgtacaattaatacttttgggtgcgtaaaaaggggttgccaaggaggggccggacatacgtatacctttgaacacttatacttagcatgttttttgtaaaacatctttcgtgtcgtaAAGAAAAAGcgtttcattttcactctttgtattttagaaaactctagaaaagtatgaacgtaatacttaccttgactccatgctactttcatatcatgcagtccattcatgtgcgtgtcagatagcaacctacatgcatacgcataaccttgacgtcattcattatctaatgcataagcaacttaaactataaatggagctacacttcacttggaacactctccttctatctcgtgctcttacgcgccctttactatgctaaaaccttcggaatctacttacggtcactacattctccaaactcaaggtcttgcctcgagtgctcatccactaaagtgaactcatgattcacttcaggattaagacactaagaccttcgtcttactcttcttactaaccaaaTTACACACGTACATTACCCCCTTATCACTTAAGACCAACATacaacacgttgatcacctgcatgtgtaaacaagcaccatactccgataccaacattctcttaacccggctgacatgactcttcatgctacctaTTCCTGTTGACAGTTCATCCctacacttaacacgacaagacttcattcacaaccacgccttacGTCACctcatatagctcgagattactcctaagctacaccgtgaccatGTCACGTCACTTGACATCCTGCTTTGCCATTTTATgtcaactcctaactcatcacgagtacagtTTCTCAcatactcctatcacatcgtgacatctcgttaCGATCCCGCTGTGCCATTCCTGCgctaactcctcacctatcatAAGCACGCCTactggtaaccatgtcactttgtgacattcccttacacttgttcttctacttcacccatactcccagccatgagtcaactacacggtgacacctgtcaccttagactacaggctacaccataactatttcgggacactgttccacagtttccGACACTACTCATTATGCTCTActcccatcaaccacacaatcatccttatctctagGACACGCCACACGAAGTGTCACTACacctcttggagtacactccacgtgtactcattctcacacgctacaccacatcaccactaaggcgtacacgccatatggtgcatcactctatcacatggagtacactccgcatgtactcccttcatacacattacaccacacagagtacactcagagtgtactcttcccatcccacaatacgccaggagggtattttttacatatactctccttatcccataCAGAGAGTACATattctcttcccaatccacatgaCGCCACTCCACCATTACAACACAtattccacaaccacactacacagcacaatccacaacaccTAACAGCACACTTTCTaactatgcccaacacttcactacacagaatgcctaacacttcattacacagaatgcccaacacttcattacacagcacatcacaatacagtgaactccacaatactaacagcacagtctacaacctaatcaactaattaacatctaacataaataataagggacagagggttataccatcgacaaGATAACCTATGCGTTGTTCGCTGATTGTCATAGTTGATGAT includes:
- the LOC121236800 gene encoding HVA22-like protein a, which encodes MGSGAASFFKVLLNNFDVLAWPVVSLVYPLYASIRAIETKSPVDDQQWLTYWVLYSMITLFELTFAKVIEWIPIWAYAKLILTCWLVIPYFSGAAYVYEHYVRPFFLNQQTINIWYVPRKKDIFSKPNDILTAAEQYIADNGTEAFQTMINKADKSRNEVHPIYEEDYRY